One Halovivax ruber XH-70 genomic region harbors:
- the aglF gene encoding UTP--glucose-1-phosphate uridylyltransferase AglF has protein sequence MQAVVLAAGKGTRLEPLTEDTPKALVEVDGTPLVEDVFDNLIEIGATELIVVVGHLKEQIIERYDDEYRGVPITYAHQREQAGLAHAILQAEPHIDDDFMLMLGDNIFRGNLGDVVNRQQEDRADAAFLVEEVPWEEASRYGVLDTNEYGEVVEVMEKPDDPPSNLVMTGFYTFTPAIFHACHLVQPSDRGEYELPDAIDLLIQSGRTIDAIRMDGWRVDVGYPEDRDRAEELVQEAQAPEVTE, from the coding sequence ATGCAAGCTGTCGTACTCGCAGCCGGGAAGGGTACCCGGCTCGAGCCGCTCACCGAGGACACCCCCAAGGCACTGGTCGAGGTCGACGGAACCCCGCTCGTCGAAGACGTCTTCGACAACCTGATCGAGATCGGCGCGACGGAACTCATCGTCGTCGTCGGGCACCTGAAGGAACAGATCATCGAACGCTACGACGACGAGTACCGTGGCGTCCCGATCACCTACGCCCACCAGCGCGAACAGGCCGGGCTCGCACACGCGATTTTACAGGCCGAACCGCACATCGACGACGACTTCATGCTGATGCTGGGCGACAACATCTTCCGCGGTAACCTCGGGGACGTCGTCAATCGTCAGCAGGAGGACCGCGCCGACGCAGCCTTCCTCGTCGAGGAGGTGCCCTGGGAGGAAGCCTCTCGATACGGCGTGCTCGATACGAACGAGTACGGCGAGGTCGTCGAGGTCATGGAGAAGCCCGACGACCCGCCGTCGAATCTCGTGATGACCGGCTTCTACACGTTTACGCCGGCGATCTTCCACGCCTGCCACCTCGTTCAGCCTTCCGACCGCGGCGAGTACGAACTCCCGGACGCGATCGATCTCCTCATCCAGTCCGGCCGCACCATCGACGCCATCCGGATGGACGGCTGGCGCGTCGACGTCGGCTACCCCGAGGACCGCGACCGCGCCGAGGAACTCGTCCAGGAGGCACAGGCGCCGGAAGTGACGGAGTGA
- a CDS encoding UDP-glucose dehydrogenase family protein: MHVSIVGSGYVGTTVAACLADMGHEVVNVDIDEDIVDAINAGESPIHEPGLAPLIDEHAGVRLRATTDYDEIVDTDLTMLCLPTPQQEDGSLELGPMRAASESLGEALADAGEAVTGALDDADSGTDSHLVVVKSTVLPGTTEDVVGPIVAQAAGMTVGDDLDLAMNPEFLRMGTAVPDFQEPDKVVVGATSEDAAATLRDLYAPILEREGTDYVETDVRSAELIKYANNAFLASKVSLVNELGNIAKAYGADAYEVLDAVGLDDRISERFMRSGLGWGGSCFPKDVNALRAGARDQGYEPGLLDAVVAVNDGQPDRLVSLLADHVDIEDARIAVLGLSFKPHTDDIRKSRSLLVIDRLRERGADVVAHDPVAIENVREYYAERNGGSADSAPDGETGSLTFEASIADALAGVDGAVLATDWPEYDDLPVRGMDQRILVDGRRIDVDRDRLDTYDGLTW, encoded by the coding sequence ATGCACGTCTCCATCGTCGGCAGCGGCTACGTCGGGACGACCGTCGCGGCCTGCCTCGCCGATATGGGCCACGAGGTCGTCAACGTCGACATCGACGAGGATATCGTCGACGCGATCAACGCTGGCGAGTCGCCGATCCACGAGCCCGGACTGGCGCCCCTGATCGACGAGCACGCCGGCGTTCGCCTGCGTGCGACGACCGACTACGACGAGATCGTCGACACCGATCTCACGATGCTCTGTCTACCGACGCCCCAACAGGAAGACGGGAGTCTCGAGCTCGGTCCGATGCGCGCGGCGAGCGAGTCTCTCGGTGAGGCCCTGGCCGACGCCGGTGAAGCGGTCACCGGGGCACTCGACGATGCAGACTCCGGCACCGATTCCCACCTCGTCGTCGTCAAGAGCACCGTCCTCCCCGGGACCACCGAGGACGTCGTGGGTCCGATCGTCGCCCAGGCTGCCGGGATGACGGTCGGCGACGACCTCGATCTCGCGATGAATCCGGAGTTCCTCCGGATGGGGACGGCCGTGCCGGACTTTCAGGAGCCCGACAAGGTCGTCGTCGGTGCGACGAGCGAAGACGCAGCCGCGACTCTCCGTGACCTCTACGCACCGATTCTCGAACGGGAGGGAACGGATTACGTCGAGACGGACGTCCGCTCGGCCGAACTCATCAAGTACGCGAACAACGCATTCCTCGCCTCGAAGGTCTCGCTGGTCAACGAACTCGGCAATATCGCGAAAGCGTACGGCGCGGACGCCTACGAAGTGCTCGACGCCGTCGGGCTCGACGACAGAATCTCGGAGCGATTCATGCGCTCCGGACTCGGCTGGGGCGGCTCGTGCTTTCCGAAGGACGTCAACGCGCTGCGAGCCGGAGCCCGCGACCAGGGCTACGAGCCGGGCCTGCTCGATGCGGTCGTCGCCGTCAACGACGGCCAGCCCGATCGCCTCGTCTCGTTGCTGGCCGATCACGTCGACATCGAGGACGCCAGGATCGCCGTCCTCGGACTCTCGTTCAAGCCCCACACCGACGACATCCGGAAGTCCCGCTCGCTGCTGGTGATCGACCGGCTTCGCGAGCGCGGTGCCGACGTGGTCGCCCACGACCCGGTGGCGATCGAGAACGTGCGCGAATATTACGCCGAACGGAACGGCGGTTCGGCCGACTCGGCTCCCGACGGCGAAACGGGATCGCTCACCTTCGAAGCATCCATCGCGGATGCACTCGCGGGCGTCGACGGTGCCGTCCTGGCCACCGACTGGCCCGAGTACGACGATCTGCCTGTCAGGGGTATGGACCAACGGATTCTCGTCGACGGGCGTCGGATCGACGTCGACCGGGATCGATTGGACACCTACGACGGATTGACGTGGTGA
- a CDS encoding methylated-DNA--[protein]-cysteine S-methyltransferase, with amino-acid sequence MHVDILDATIELDESLVDDATPAEIRRQVVAYGRGERTAFDLELSLPDGFLGDVMGAMMQIPYGETRTYGELATALDTAPVAVGQACGRNPIPLLVPCHRVVATDGGLGGYSATGGVATKRRLLALEEK; translated from the coding sequence ATGCACGTAGATATCCTCGACGCGACGATCGAACTCGACGAGTCGCTCGTCGACGACGCCACGCCGGCCGAAATTCGCCGACAAGTAGTCGCGTACGGACGTGGGGAGCGGACAGCATTCGACCTCGAGCTTTCCCTCCCCGACGGGTTTCTCGGCGACGTGATGGGTGCGATGATGCAGATTCCGTACGGCGAGACCCGTACCTACGGCGAACTAGCCACTGCCCTCGATACTGCGCCGGTCGCGGTCGGCCAGGCCTGCGGTCGAAATCCGATCCCCTTGCTCGTTCCGTGCCACCGCGTCGTCGCGACCGACGGTGGCCTGGGTGGCTACTCGGCGACTGGGGGCGTAGCGACGAAACGGCGATTGCTGGCACTCGAGGAGAAGTAG
- a CDS encoding DUF7342 family protein, with protein MNDRSPPDAFDDVNEAVGAEWEAETTPYERIRHVIAHTYDFVTAATVAEDARTAPKTARKHLNTLVDEGFVTTTSGEHGGAVFRRSPESLVVEQAADILDHYSSDELVTRVTELRDRLTDLQGEFGVDSPEELAVEQTNQTLSPDTSTRDEIDPETVRKWKRLRRNLAFANAALSIENAERFVDGDHNVADDSLPA; from the coding sequence ATGAACGATCGATCACCACCGGACGCCTTCGACGACGTAAACGAAGCCGTCGGCGCCGAGTGGGAGGCCGAAACGACTCCATACGAACGAATTCGGCACGTCATCGCTCATACGTACGATTTCGTCACTGCCGCGACGGTCGCCGAAGATGCACGAACGGCGCCGAAAACGGCACGGAAGCACCTGAACACGCTCGTCGACGAGGGGTTCGTCACGACGACTTCCGGCGAACACGGCGGGGCAGTGTTCCGTCGGTCGCCCGAGTCACTCGTTGTCGAACAGGCCGCGGACATTCTCGACCACTACTCGTCCGACGAACTCGTCACACGAGTCACGGAGTTGCGCGACCGACTCACCGACTTACAGGGTGAGTTCGGCGTCGATTCTCCTGAAGAGTTGGCCGTCGAACAGACCAATCAAACGCTATCGCCAGACACGTCGACGCGAGACGAGATCGATCCGGAGACGGTTCGCAAGTGGAAGCGACTCCGGCGCAATCTCGCATTCGCGAACGCTGCCCTCTCGATCGAAAACGCCGAGCGATTCGTCGACGGAGACCACAACGTGGCTGACGATAGCCTTCCCGCCTAA
- a CDS encoding RNA-guided endonuclease InsQ/TnpB family protein produces the protein MAKKVVTRTYKASICNHSQVKDDLDALGHAASKLWNVGRWTVSRVWDEIGYIPEAEELTSYLKTHERYDDLHSQSSQRVLQELAEAFHSWYGKRKNGDDRANPPGYRKHGDDHPRSSVTFKAAGFKHDAKNNRIRLSKGDNTKDYWTDFALCEYQTRPDVDLSAVESIQQVRAVWTGDEWELHFVCKQAITVADSPGDKTVGIDLGICTFAALAFEDETCELYPLGCLKEDGYYFGKRIARCNDSSSAQVERLHQKWSNRRTHYFHTLAKHIAERCVEKNVGLIAIGDLNGIRGDEDGEVKDWGPHGNLDLHGWAFDRFTNILTYKAEMQGIDVEPVNERGTSKTCSCCGQEKESNRVERGLYVCDGCELVANADVNGAENIRQVPLSPSDDTSADRSNGWLAQPSTHLFDKSTGGFHPQEQVVS, from the coding sequence ATGGCGAAAAAGGTCGTCACCCGCACTTACAAAGCGAGTATCTGCAACCACTCGCAAGTCAAAGACGACCTCGACGCCCTGGGTCACGCTGCCTCAAAACTCTGGAACGTCGGCCGGTGGACAGTCTCCCGCGTCTGGGACGAAATCGGCTACATTCCAGAAGCAGAGGAACTCACGTCGTACCTAAAAACTCACGAACGCTACGATGACCTACACTCTCAGTCAAGTCAGCGCGTTCTGCAAGAACTCGCTGAAGCGTTCCACTCGTGGTACGGTAAACGCAAGAACGGTGATGACCGAGCCAACCCACCCGGATATCGCAAACACGGCGATGACCATCCGCGTAGTTCAGTTACATTCAAAGCCGCTGGCTTCAAGCACGACGCGAAGAACAATCGGATCCGCCTCTCCAAAGGCGACAACACCAAAGACTACTGGACAGACTTCGCGCTCTGCGAATACCAAACACGGCCCGACGTTGACCTCTCTGCTGTGGAGAGCATCCAGCAAGTACGAGCCGTCTGGACGGGCGACGAGTGGGAACTCCACTTCGTCTGCAAACAAGCCATCACAGTGGCTGACTCCCCCGGCGACAAGACCGTGGGTATCGACCTTGGCATCTGCACGTTCGCCGCGCTCGCGTTTGAAGACGAAACCTGCGAGCTGTATCCGCTTGGCTGCCTGAAAGAGGACGGCTACTACTTCGGCAAGCGTATCGCTCGCTGTAATGATTCATCGTCAGCGCAGGTCGAACGATTGCACCAAAAATGGTCGAATCGCCGCACGCACTACTTCCACACGCTTGCTAAGCACATCGCCGAGCGCTGTGTTGAAAAGAACGTCGGGCTCATAGCCATCGGCGACTTGAACGGTATCCGCGGGGATGAGGATGGTGAAGTGAAGGATTGGGGGCCACATGGTAATCTTGACCTGCACGGCTGGGCGTTCGACCGCTTCACCAACATCCTCACGTACAAGGCCGAGATGCAAGGTATCGATGTGGAGCCTGTCAACGAGCGAGGTACGTCAAAGACGTGTTCGTGCTGTGGGCAGGAGAAAGAGTCGAACCGTGTAGAGCGTGGTCTCTACGTGTGTGATGGGTGTGAGTTGGTTGCGAATGCGGACGTGAACGGCGCGGAGAATATTCGACAAGTACCTCTGAGTCCGTCGGACGATACGTCCGCGGATAGGAGTAACGGCTGGTTGGCGCAGCCATCGACTCACCTGTTCGACAAGTCAACGGGTGGATTCCACCCACAAGAACAGGTTGTGTCGTAG
- the aroC gene encoding chorismate synthase has product MNGNRFGRLFQVTTYGESHGPSMGCTVSGCPAGLELSEEDLQRELDRRKPGQSKITTSRGEPDAVSIESGIQDGYTTGTPIGLTIENKDARSGKYEPFITAPRPSHGDFTYSAKFGTRNWGGGGRSSARETVNWVAAGAIAKKLLSQEGIEIAAHVCQIGDIEAPEVPFDEIRERVDETDVRCADLDTAERMQERIEEYQREGDSIGGGIYFEARGVPVGLGAPRFDSLSARLGQAMMAVPAATAFEFGLGREAREYAGTDRNDEWEFSEAQRPSDASGDKRESGAGGTPTPTPADNDHGGIQGGISSGEPIYGEVSLHAPTSIPAEQQTVDWETGEVIDDAQVIGRHDPVLPPRGVPVVEAMLALTLVDFMLLSGRLNPDRVDDDPGEYDTDYHPSNPRTE; this is encoded by the coding sequence ATGAACGGCAATCGCTTCGGCCGACTCTTTCAGGTGACGACGTACGGGGAGAGCCACGGTCCCTCGATGGGATGTACCGTCTCGGGCTGTCCCGCGGGCCTCGAACTCTCCGAAGAAGACCTCCAGCGCGAACTCGACCGGCGAAAGCCGGGCCAATCGAAGATCACGACGAGTCGCGGCGAACCGGACGCCGTCTCCATCGAGTCGGGGATCCAGGACGGCTACACCACGGGGACGCCGATCGGGCTCACGATCGAGAACAAGGACGCCCGTTCGGGCAAGTACGAACCGTTCATCACCGCGCCGCGACCCTCCCACGGCGACTTCACCTACTCCGCGAAGTTCGGCACGCGCAACTGGGGCGGTGGCGGGCGCTCGTCGGCCCGCGAGACGGTCAACTGGGTCGCGGCGGGCGCTATCGCGAAGAAACTGCTCTCGCAGGAAGGGATCGAGATCGCCGCCCACGTCTGCCAGATCGGTGATATCGAGGCCCCCGAGGTTCCGTTCGACGAGATTCGCGAGCGCGTGGACGAGACGGACGTTCGCTGTGCGGATCTCGATACCGCCGAGCGAATGCAAGAACGTATCGAGGAGTACCAGCGGGAAGGCGACTCGATCGGCGGCGGGATCTACTTCGAAGCCCGCGGCGTCCCCGTCGGGTTGGGTGCCCCACGATTCGACTCGCTGTCGGCTCGCCTCGGTCAGGCGATGATGGCCGTCCCCGCCGCGACGGCCTTCGAGTTCGGCCTCGGCCGCGAAGCCAGGGAGTACGCGGGGACGGATCGAAACGACGAGTGGGAATTCAGCGAGGCCCAGCGTCCCTCCGACGCGAGCGGCGACAAACGGGAGTCGGGTGCCGGTGGCACGCCGACCCCCACGCCCGCCGACAACGACCACGGGGGTATCCAGGGCGGCATCTCCTCGGGCGAACCGATCTACGGCGAGGTTTCCCTGCACGCGCCGACGTCGATCCCCGCCGAACAGCAGACCGTCGACTGGGAGACTGGCGAGGTGATCGACGATGCCCAGGTGATCGGCCGGCACGATCCGGTCCTTCCCCCGCGGGGCGTTCCAGTCGTGGAGGCGATGCTCGCGCTCACGCTGGTCGATTTCATGTTGTTGTCCGGCAGACTGAACCCCGACCGAGTCGACGACGACCCGGGCGAGTACGATACCGACTATCATCCGTCCAACCCGCGAACCGAGTAG
- a CDS encoding sensor histidine kinase: protein MEGFVGQVTTTRYTPGSGFDPATLAGIDSRYWLYVTAFSLAALACFVSLSRLSAIADADTRRGLGALLVTSGGWAGSQVGYLVAPTRALTLASYVSGLVLGFAAVGAWLYFCSAYTGRGYHRNPTYRRLGLAVLLPVIALKVTNPLHQGYFSTVEATTPFPHLAIQTGPLHWTAMGLAYALTFVGFFMLFELFTAVDHDTRPLFVLVGLTGLPVVGDIVGATTPHLVDMTYEPLGVAVFAVGVAFVSLEQFEAVRVAGERETPLISLDSDGRIRDTNRAARTVFPALDGSHGESLEAILPTVTERIHGDDPIIPIERGGDTQYLRVTESPFASGTADLGRTIVLTDVTEREAYRRELERQNDRLDRFASVVSHDLRNPLNVATGRLEIARETDPDDENLAEIEAALDRMGTLIDDVLVLAREGQTVENREPLTLSTITADSWEMVDGPDAECTIETDLNFTGDSDRLTRLFENLFRNALDHAGDDVAITVGALPDRSGFFVEDDGPGIAPAERDDVFEQGYTSDPDGTGFGLAIVAEIVAAHGWSIDVTESQEGGARFEITGVTEQTAGKPPERAAT, encoded by the coding sequence ATGGAGGGTTTCGTCGGCCAGGTCACCACCACGCGCTACACCCCCGGTTCCGGGTTCGACCCAGCGACGCTCGCCGGAATCGACTCGCGCTACTGGCTGTACGTGACGGCCTTCTCCCTCGCCGCACTCGCCTGTTTCGTCAGCCTCAGCCGACTGTCGGCGATCGCCGACGCCGACACCCGACGTGGTCTCGGTGCGCTGCTGGTGACGAGCGGTGGCTGGGCCGGTTCCCAGGTTGGGTACCTCGTCGCCCCGACGCGAGCACTCACCCTCGCGAGCTACGTGAGCGGGCTCGTTCTCGGCTTCGCCGCGGTCGGGGCCTGGCTGTACTTCTGTTCGGCTTACACGGGACGTGGCTACCACCGGAATCCGACGTACCGGCGCCTCGGGCTGGCCGTCTTGCTCCCCGTCATCGCCCTGAAGGTCACGAATCCACTCCACCAGGGGTACTTTTCGACCGTGGAGGCGACGACACCCTTTCCCCATCTCGCGATCCAGACCGGGCCGCTCCACTGGACCGCGATGGGACTGGCCTACGCACTGACGTTCGTGGGCTTTTTCATGCTGTTCGAACTCTTCACCGCCGTCGACCACGACACTCGCCCGCTCTTCGTTCTGGTCGGGTTGACCGGACTCCCGGTGGTCGGCGATATCGTCGGCGCCACGACGCCTCACCTCGTGGACATGACCTACGAGCCACTCGGCGTGGCTGTCTTCGCCGTCGGCGTCGCGTTCGTCTCGCTCGAGCAGTTCGAAGCGGTCAGAGTCGCCGGCGAACGAGAGACACCACTCATCTCGCTCGATAGTGATGGGCGGATCCGAGACACGAATCGCGCAGCGCGGACCGTCTTCCCGGCACTCGATGGATCACACGGCGAGTCGCTCGAAGCCATCCTGCCGACGGTGACCGAACGGATACACGGGGACGATCCGATCATCCCGATCGAACGGGGCGGAGACACGCAGTACCTCCGGGTAACCGAAAGTCCGTTCGCCAGCGGAACGGCCGACCTCGGCCGAACGATCGTCCTCACCGACGTGACCGAACGCGAGGCGTACCGACGTGAACTCGAGCGGCAAAACGACCGACTCGATCGCTTCGCCAGCGTGGTGAGCCACGACCTGCGAAACCCCCTGAACGTGGCGACGGGTCGTCTCGAAATCGCACGGGAAACGGATCCAGACGACGAAAACCTCGCCGAAATCGAGGCCGCCCTCGATCGAATGGGGACGTTGATCGACGACGTCCTCGTCCTCGCCAGAGAGGGCCAAACAGTCGAAAACCGCGAACCGCTCACCCTCTCGACGATCACTGCCGACTCCTGGGAGATGGTCGACGGTCCCGACGCCGAGTGTACGATCGAGACCGATCTGAACTTCACCGGCGACTCCGATCGGCTCACCCGCCTCTTCGAGAACCTCTTTCGCAATGCCCTCGATCACGCGGGTGACGATGTCGCTATCACCGTCGGCGCCCTCCCAGACCGGTCGGGTTTCTTCGTCGAAGACGACGGCCCCGGGATCGCCCCGGCCGAGCGCGACGACGTCTTCGAACAGGGCTACACGTCCGATCCCGATGGGACGGGCTTCGGCCTCGCGATCGTCGCCGAGATCGTAGCCGCCCACGGCTGGTCGATCGACGTGACGGAGAGCCAGGAGGGAGGTGCCCGATTCGAGATCACGGGCGTTACGGAACAAACGGCCGGGAAACCACCGGAGCGGGCTGCCACATAA
- a CDS encoding 2-oxoacid:acceptor oxidoreductase subunit alpha, translated as MTTDELIWRIAGGSGDGIDSTSQNFAKALMRSGLDVFTHRHYPSRIRGGHTYVEIRAAGHDVQSRGDGYNFLLALGDSFARNPQDEAYYGNEELKPLSENLDDLNEGGIIVYDEGLLDEDDVAELDLEARAEENGWHVYPVDLRDLAKEHGREVMRNTAGVGVTAGLIGMDLAHIEDLMEDAMSGDVLEANLQILQEAYEMVDEFDTSHDLTVPEGSHETEQALLSGSNAIAYGAIDAGCRFISGYPMTPWTDVFTILSQNFPDMGGVAEQVEDEIAAAALAVGASHAGAKAMSGSSGGGFALMSEPLGLAEMTETPIVLLEAMRAGPSTGMPTKPEQGDLEHVLYTSQGDSSRVVFAPGNVEEAYEQTRTAFEIAYDYQIPTIIVYDQKLSGENTNVDVEFFDREPAPDLGSTLTEDELKEAAHDASGKFERFGYDDNERGVSQRSIPGQQGGRYLATGNEHSPVGHISEDPDNRVLQMERRLEKLEYIREDLDDGETNQTSVGPDEADYGLITWGSSQGAVFEAVSRLNDEGHSVKAIGVSDMMPLAENELVEFIESVDEAMVVEMNATAQFRGLIQKELGRYGEKLTSLLKYNGNPFEPAEIVESYEIRLDGGAAEPSAQVRIEPAAGD; from the coding sequence ATGACTACCGACGAACTCATCTGGCGGATCGCAGGCGGTTCCGGCGACGGGATCGACTCGACGAGCCAGAACTTTGCGAAGGCCCTGATGCGCTCGGGCCTCGACGTCTTCACGCACCGCCACTATCCGTCGCGGATTCGTGGTGGCCACACGTACGTCGAGATCCGGGCGGCGGGCCACGACGTACAGTCACGTGGCGACGGCTACAACTTCCTGCTCGCGCTGGGCGACTCGTTCGCGCGCAACCCGCAGGACGAGGCCTACTACGGCAACGAGGAACTGAAGCCACTGTCGGAGAACTTGGACGACTTGAACGAAGGCGGGATCATCGTCTACGACGAGGGGCTGCTCGACGAGGACGATGTCGCCGAACTCGACCTGGAGGCGCGGGCCGAGGAGAACGGCTGGCACGTCTACCCCGTCGACCTTCGCGACCTCGCGAAAGAACACGGTCGCGAGGTCATGCGCAACACCGCGGGTGTCGGCGTCACTGCCGGCCTGATCGGGATGGACCTCGCCCACATCGAGGACCTGATGGAAGACGCCATGTCCGGCGACGTGCTGGAGGCCAACCTCCAGATCCTGCAGGAAGCCTACGAGATGGTCGACGAGTTCGACACGTCCCACGACCTCACGGTCCCCGAAGGGAGCCACGAGACCGAACAGGCGCTCCTCTCGGGCTCGAACGCCATCGCCTACGGTGCCATCGACGCCGGCTGTCGCTTCATCTCCGGCTACCCGATGACGCCGTGGACGGACGTCTTCACTATTCTCAGCCAGAACTTCCCCGACATGGGCGGCGTCGCCGAACAGGTCGAAGACGAGATCGCGGCGGCTGCACTCGCCGTCGGTGCGAGCCACGCGGGCGCGAAAGCGATGTCCGGCTCCTCGGGCGGCGGTTTCGCGCTGATGTCCGAACCGCTCGGGCTCGCGGAGATGACCGAGACGCCGATCGTCCTGCTCGAAGCGATGCGAGCGGGCCCCTCGACGGGGATGCCGACGAAACCCGAACAGGGCGACTTAGAGCACGTGCTCTACACGAGCCAGGGCGACTCCTCGCGCGTCGTCTTCGCCCCCGGCAACGTCGAGGAGGCCTACGAGCAGACCCGCACCGCCTTCGAGATCGCCTACGACTACCAGATCCCGACGATCATCGTTTACGACCAGAAGCTCTCGGGCGAAAACACCAACGTCGACGTCGAGTTCTTCGATCGCGAACCCGCGCCGGACCTCGGGTCGACGCTGACCGAGGACGAACTCAAAGAGGCCGCCCACGACGCCTCCGGCAAGTTCGAGCGCTTCGGCTACGACGACAACGAGCGCGGTGTCAGTCAGCGTTCGATCCCCGGCCAGCAGGGCGGACGCTACCTGGCGACGGGTAACGAGCACTCGCCGGTCGGTCACATCAGCGAGGACCCTGACAACCGCGTGCTCCAGATGGAGCGCCGCCTCGAGAAACTCGAGTACATCCGCGAGGACCTGGACGACGGCGAGACGAACCAGACGTCCGTCGGTCCCGACGAGGCCGACTACGGTCTCATCACCTGGGGCTCGAGCCAGGGTGCCGTCTTCGAGGCCGTCTCCCGACTGAACGACGAGGGCCACTCGGTCAAGGCGATCGGTGTCTCCGACATGATGCCGCTGGCCGAGAACGAACTCGTCGAGTTCATCGAGAGCGTCGACGAGGCGATGGTCGTCGAGATGAACGCGACCGCACAGTTCCGCGGGCTGATCCAGAAGGAGCTCGGCCGCTACGGCGAGAAGCTCACCAGCCTGCTGAAGTACAACGGGAACCCGTTCGAGCCCGCCGAGATCGTCGAGAGCTACGAGATCCGCCTCGACGGCGGCGCGGCAGAACCCAGTGCACAGGTCCGGATCGAACCGGCCGCAGGTGACTAA
- a CDS encoding thiamine pyrophosphate-dependent enzyme — translation MSAFNAIGDDREIDRDEYTPSVEPQPTWCPGCGDFSVLKALKQALPEVGRNPEEVLCVTGIGCSGKLNSYLDSYGFHTIHGRSLPVARAAKLANPGLEVIAAGGDGDGYGIGGNHFIHSARENHDMTYIVFNNEVFGLTKGQTSPTSPKGHKSKTQPSGSAKDPLRPLSMSLTAGSSYVARTAAVNPNQAKEILVEAMEHDGFAHVDFLTQCPTWNKDARQYVPYVDVQESDDYDFDITDRREAAEMMYETESALYEGEVLTGRYYVDEDRPSYQEEKHALGELPDEPVAERYFDDDAEWERSYDLLERHT, via the coding sequence ATGAGTGCGTTCAACGCAATCGGCGACGACCGCGAGATCGACCGTGACGAGTACACCCCGAGCGTCGAACCCCAGCCCACGTGGTGTCCCGGCTGTGGTGACTTCAGCGTCCTGAAGGCGCTGAAGCAGGCGCTCCCGGAGGTCGGCAGAAACCCTGAGGAAGTCCTCTGTGTGACGGGGATCGGCTGTTCGGGCAAGCTGAACAGCTACCTCGACTCCTACGGCTTCCACACGATTCACGGCCGCTCGCTGCCGGTCGCTCGCGCGGCGAAGCTGGCCAACCCCGGCCTCGAAGTGATCGCCGCCGGCGGTGACGGTGACGGCTACGGAATCGGGGGCAACCACTTCATCCACTCTGCCCGCGAGAACCACGACATGACCTACATCGTGTTCAACAACGAGGTCTTCGGCCTGACGAAGGGCCAGACTTCGCCCACGAGCCCGAAAGGTCACAAGTCGAAGACCCAGCCCTCGGGCAGCGCCAAGGATCCGCTCCGACCGCTCTCGATGAGTCTCACCGCGGGTTCGAGCTACGTCGCCCGCACCGCCGCAGTGAACCCGAACCAGGCCAAGGAGATCCTCGTCGAGGCCATGGAACACGACGGCTTTGCCCACGTGGACTTCCTCACCCAGTGTCCGACCTGGAACAAGGACGCCCGTCAGTACGTGCCCTACGTCGACGTCCAGGAATCCGACGACTACGACTTCGACATCACCGACCGGCGCGAGGCCGCCGAGATGATGTACGAGACCGAGAGCGCCCTCTACGAGGGTGAGGTGCTCACCGGTCGCTACTACGTCGACGAGGACCGCCCGTCCTACCAGGAAGAAAAGCACGCACTCGGCGAACTCCCCGACGAACCGGTCGCCGAACGCTACTTCGACGACGACGCCGAGTGGGAGCGCAGCTACGACCTGCTCGAGCGACACACGTAA
- the lrpA1 gene encoding HTH-type transcriptional regulator LrpA1 has protein sequence MSTQSTRDRILSVLESDAQASYADIAEQADVSKPTVRKYIDELESEGVIVGYSADLDPKKLSNQLISLVGMDVESESYIEATQALKEMDVVESLYSCTGDHMLLAEVRAPDGDELGSIINEQLLAVDGISAAHPCFLQERLK, from the coding sequence ATGAGTACCCAGTCGACCCGGGACCGTATCCTCTCCGTCCTGGAGTCGGACGCGCAAGCTTCCTACGCCGATATCGCGGAGCAGGCCGACGTCTCGAAACCCACAGTCAGAAAGTACATCGACGAACTGGAATCCGAAGGGGTGATCGTCGGTTACTCGGCCGATCTCGATCCGAAGAAACTCTCGAACCAGCTCATCTCGCTCGTGGGAATGGACGTCGAGAGCGAATCGTACATCGAGGCGACGCAGGCGCTGAAGGAGATGGACGTCGTCGAGAGTCTCTACAGCTGTACGGGCGATCACATGCTCCTCGCGGAGGTCCGTGCTCCAGACGGTGACGAACTCGGCTCGATCATCAACGAGCAGCTCCTCGCGGTCGACGGCATCTCGGCAGCCCACCCGTGCTTCCTGCAGGAGCGACTGAAATGA